In Gouania willdenowi chromosome 15, fGouWil2.1, whole genome shotgun sequence, one DNA window encodes the following:
- the LOC114476822 gene encoding rho GTPase-activating protein 19-like isoform X2: protein MAKENYSPNICKRMSNAQEKMSPIQPVIFNPDFFVERLRHEHPQFFIELVLSNITRLIDLPGDEFAQLTGEAEPRVPSTSIFLRSLNFLKRKEKGVVFGAPLTEEGIAQIYQLIEYLSKNLDVEGLFRVPGNSLRQAALREMLNAGVEIDLETGDFHPNDAATLLKIFLGELPEPLLTHRHYHVHLKIGELACFDEKGNKTNVPNKERQIEALQLLFLLLPPANRSLLRLLLDLLHHTARNQNVNKMSAINLATMFAPHIIWPKNVTASDLQGNLEKLNSSVAFLIRHSQKLFKAPVYIKEHACLFFTGSKALQSLDDSVLYSGTIDVPLSAGTDASSSPFVRTLPADFCSVTPRHSETQSYTESALRELYLHVNNMPDSTKKKKLMRQFEKQPAVMSSADRGSPLSRRHQRSRSGGGVIKKKIMGSQTLSEKENDRLQNFQPSDATAGQRRENSSSGAD from the exons ATGGCAAAAGAAAATTATTCCCCAAACATCTGCAAACG AATGTCCAATGCTCAGGAAAAGATGAGTCCCATCCAGCCTGTGATATTTAACCCTGACTTCTTTGTGGAGAGGCTACGACATGAACATCCGCAGTTTTTTATCGAGCTGGTCCTCAGCAACATCACACGTCTGATCGATCTCCCCGGGGATGAGTTCGCTCAGCTCACAGGGGAGGCCGAGCCCAGAGTGCCTTCAACCAGCATCTTCCTGCGGTCATTGAACTTCCTCAAACGTAAAG agaaAGGAGTGGTTTTTGGTGCACCGTTAACGGAGGAGGGAATTGCACAGATATATCAGCTGATTGAATACCTCAGTAAAA ACCTGGATGTGGAGGGACTATTTCGTGTGCCTGGGAACAGCCTAAGGCAAGCAGCCCTGAGGGAAATGCTTAACGCTGGGGTAGAAATAGATCTGGAAACTGGTGATTTCCACCCAAACGATGCAGCCACGCTGCTCAAAATCTTCCTGGGGGAGCTTCCAGAGCCTCTGCTCACCCACAGACACTACCACGTTCACCTGAAGATTGGAG AGTTGGCTTGCTTTGATGAGAAGGGAAACAAGACGAATGTACCAAACAAGGAACGTCAGATTGAGGCGTTGCAGCTTCTCTTCTTGCTGCTCCCTCCCGCTAATCGTAGTCTGTTGAGGCTTCTTTTGGATTTACTTCACCACACAGCTCGAAATCAGAACGTCAACAAGATGTCTGCTATCAACCTGGCAACAATGTTTGCTCCACATATCATCTGGcccaaaaat GTTACAGCAAGTGACCTTCAGGGAAACTTAGAGAAGTTGAATAGCAGTGTTGCTTTTCTCATCCGACATTCACAGAAGCTTTTCAAG gcCCCTGTGTATATAAAAGAACATGCTTGCTTGTTCTTCACTGGATCAAAAGCTCTTCAGTCACtg GATGACTCGGTGCTTTATTCTGGGACCATTGATGTTCCTCTGTCAGCTGGGACAGATGCTTCCTCTTCTCCCTTCGTCAGAACACTTCCCGCTGATTTCTGCAGCGTCACCCCCAGACATAGTGAGACGCAGAGTTACACAGAATCTGCCCTCAGAGAGCTTTACCTGCACGTCAACAACATGCCAGACTCAaccaagaagaagaaactcATGCGGCAG TTTGAAAAGCAGCCTGCAGTGATGTCGTCCGCTGACCGTGGGTCGCCGCTCAGCCGCAGACATCAGCGATCTCGCTCGGGTGGTGGAGTTATCAag AAGAAGATAATGGGAAGCCAAACGTTATCAGAAAAGGAAAACGATAGATTGCAGAATTTTCAACCCAGTGATGCCACTGCTGGACAGAGAAGAGAAAATTCAAGCTCTGGAGCT
- the LOC114476822 gene encoding rho GTPase-activating protein 19-like isoform X1, whose product MAKENYSPNICKRGTSCRMSNAQEKMSPIQPVIFNPDFFVERLRHEHPQFFIELVLSNITRLIDLPGDEFAQLTGEAEPRVPSTSIFLRSLNFLKRKEKGVVFGAPLTEEGIAQIYQLIEYLSKNLDVEGLFRVPGNSLRQAALREMLNAGVEIDLETGDFHPNDAATLLKIFLGELPEPLLTHRHYHVHLKIGELACFDEKGNKTNVPNKERQIEALQLLFLLLPPANRSLLRLLLDLLHHTARNQNVNKMSAINLATMFAPHIIWPKNVTASDLQGNLEKLNSSVAFLIRHSQKLFKAPVYIKEHACLFFTGSKALQSLDDSVLYSGTIDVPLSAGTDASSSPFVRTLPADFCSVTPRHSETQSYTESALRELYLHVNNMPDSTKKKKLMRQFEKQPAVMSSADRGSPLSRRHQRSRSGGGVIKKKIMGSQTLSEKENDRLQNFQPSDATAGQRRENSSSGAD is encoded by the exons ATGGCAAAAGAAAATTATTCCCCAAACATCTGCAAACG GGGGACATCTTGCAGAATGTCCAATGCTCAGGAAAAGATGAGTCCCATCCAGCCTGTGATATTTAACCCTGACTTCTTTGTGGAGAGGCTACGACATGAACATCCGCAGTTTTTTATCGAGCTGGTCCTCAGCAACATCACACGTCTGATCGATCTCCCCGGGGATGAGTTCGCTCAGCTCACAGGGGAGGCCGAGCCCAGAGTGCCTTCAACCAGCATCTTCCTGCGGTCATTGAACTTCCTCAAACGTAAAG agaaAGGAGTGGTTTTTGGTGCACCGTTAACGGAGGAGGGAATTGCACAGATATATCAGCTGATTGAATACCTCAGTAAAA ACCTGGATGTGGAGGGACTATTTCGTGTGCCTGGGAACAGCCTAAGGCAAGCAGCCCTGAGGGAAATGCTTAACGCTGGGGTAGAAATAGATCTGGAAACTGGTGATTTCCACCCAAACGATGCAGCCACGCTGCTCAAAATCTTCCTGGGGGAGCTTCCAGAGCCTCTGCTCACCCACAGACACTACCACGTTCACCTGAAGATTGGAG AGTTGGCTTGCTTTGATGAGAAGGGAAACAAGACGAATGTACCAAACAAGGAACGTCAGATTGAGGCGTTGCAGCTTCTCTTCTTGCTGCTCCCTCCCGCTAATCGTAGTCTGTTGAGGCTTCTTTTGGATTTACTTCACCACACAGCTCGAAATCAGAACGTCAACAAGATGTCTGCTATCAACCTGGCAACAATGTTTGCTCCACATATCATCTGGcccaaaaat GTTACAGCAAGTGACCTTCAGGGAAACTTAGAGAAGTTGAATAGCAGTGTTGCTTTTCTCATCCGACATTCACAGAAGCTTTTCAAG gcCCCTGTGTATATAAAAGAACATGCTTGCTTGTTCTTCACTGGATCAAAAGCTCTTCAGTCACtg GATGACTCGGTGCTTTATTCTGGGACCATTGATGTTCCTCTGTCAGCTGGGACAGATGCTTCCTCTTCTCCCTTCGTCAGAACACTTCCCGCTGATTTCTGCAGCGTCACCCCCAGACATAGTGAGACGCAGAGTTACACAGAATCTGCCCTCAGAGAGCTTTACCTGCACGTCAACAACATGCCAGACTCAaccaagaagaagaaactcATGCGGCAG TTTGAAAAGCAGCCTGCAGTGATGTCGTCCGCTGACCGTGGGTCGCCGCTCAGCCGCAGACATCAGCGATCTCGCTCGGGTGGTGGAGTTATCAag AAGAAGATAATGGGAAGCCAAACGTTATCAGAAAAGGAAAACGATAGATTGCAGAATTTTCAACCCAGTGATGCCACTGCTGGACAGAGAAGAGAAAATTCAAGCTCTGGAGCT